Proteins encoded by one window of Danaus plexippus chromosome Z, MEX_DaPlex, whole genome shotgun sequence:
- the LOC116777452 gene encoding uncharacterized protein LOC116777452, which produces MSNNNDQSSRQPSLSGQLDASPGKSVNNDKSTQICRDFIWGLCNKGAQCRYRHELDFEAMKKTLKFCHDFQNPSGCTREHCNYLHTSKEEESLFFATGTLPRVLAERHANITDSTAETIPQIALFIQESLSGAPPPPPPSTFPVSTVSPMAPRPTLPLQQMPPPPPPPPPPNASTVAPAQTNRIFAVPPPPPTPSFPITQPPPPIPMFDASRPPPSIPAVAINKNAPQKRPAVNDDTVSVCKLRKTDDLKTEDVQCDLCLQREIRIQYYRQKMERIRAEDECQSLVYKKKLMEYQKLKDILKTLIDSDLFKLVEESLGDVPQSSFGDPLTSIIPSFLSGMFSAGPKPNHDQFLLQFMEYMFSKTRSFESSSVHVEESLRTLSTTPRRSHQSPDILQTLTEILGSSSERSVSEASGDSAHASGTNGVSTFRRFNRPRLDTNRPPAAATPATPGAPQAYPPSVLPPPPPPPPRTAALRLPNRLPPNPRRT; this is translated from the exons ATGAGCAACAATAACGACCAAAGCTCCCGTCAGCCATCGCTGTCGGGACAGCTCGATGCGTCCCCAGGCAAAAGTGTAAATAACGATAAATCGACACAGATATGTAGGGATTTTATTTGGGGATTGTGTAACAAAGGAGCACAATGTAGGTATCGACATGAACTCGATTTCGAGGCTATGAAAAAAACGCTTAAATTTTGCCACGACTTTCAAAACCCGTCTGGATGTACGCGTGAGCATTGTAATTATCTTCATACCAGTAAAGAGGAGGAAAGCTTATTTTTTGCCACTGGAACTCTACCACGTGTTTTGGCCGAACGCCATGCTAATATAACAGATTCTACGGCTGAAACTATACCACAAATAGCGTTGTTCATTCAAGAATCGCTTAGTGGGGCCCCTCCCCCGCCTCCGCCCTCTACTTTCCCTGTTTCAACAGTGTCCCCGATGGCTCCAAGACCAACATTGCCATTACAACAAATGCCACCGCCTCCTCCTCCTCCACCACCTCCTAATGCATCAACAGTTGCACCAGCCCAGACAAATCGCATATTTGCAG TGCCACCTCCTCCGCCAACACCCTCATTTCCAATAACGCAGCCTCCGCCTCCAATACCAAT GTTCGATGCCAGTCGGCCGCCGCCGTCGATACCGGCGGTTGCAATCAACAAAAATGCACCACAGAAACGTCCAGCAGTGAATGATGACACCG TTTCTGTTTGCAAGTTGCGTAAGACGGATGATCTAAAGACAGAGGACGTGCAATGCGACTTGTGCCTCCAGCGAGAGATCAG AATACAGTATTACAGACAGAAGATGGAAAGAATACGAGCGGAAGACGAGTGTCAGTCGCTGGTGTACAAGAAGAAGCTGATGGAATATCAGAAGCTTAAGGATATACTGAAGACGTTGATCGACAGCGACCTGTTTAAACTTGTCGAGGAATCTTTAGGG gaTGTACCGCAGTCTTCGTTCGGGGATCCTTTGACTAGTATCATTCCATCATTTCTGTCT ggAATGTTCTCAGCGGGCCCCAAACCGAACCACGACCAGTTCTTGTTGCAATTCATGGAATACATGTTCTCCAAAACGAGGAGCTTCGAG TCGTCGTCGGTGCACGTGGAGGAGTCATTGCGTACACTCTCAACAACGCCGCGTAGAAGTCACCAGTCCCCGGATATATTACAGACGCTAACGGAAATTCTGg GATCATCCTCCGAGCGTTCAGTGTCCGAGGCGAGTGGTGACAGTGCACACGCTTCAGGTACTAACGGCGTGTCGACTTTCCGTCGCTTCAACAGGCCGAGGTTAGATACAAACCGCCCTCCGGCCGCCGCGACGCCGGCGACGCCCGGAGCGCCACAGGCGTACCCGCCGTCGGTGCTGCCGCCGCCGCCTCCGCCACCACCGAGGACAGCCGCCCTCCGTCTGCCAAACCGCCTGCCTCCGAACCCTCGGCGCACATGA
- the LOC116777805 gene encoding angiopoietin-related protein 2 isoform X1 yields the protein MYRCWLVVTLAATAVAAGTRLPRTSQPASSPAQSTAPRLPQRNFTISSRSTVRNREQYIFNVFEVIVSTLETKLQRIENLDKAVEHLMRRVEALDSRVNDNIHKTDAIISKLGNLDVKLFSRIYQGDDESSTENINNKKNEMSDAKLLDKKLESLDQKVSGIDTKLIGLKTQIDNNFLPVDDINAEASEKKPINLNVIEIAKSLNTEVINEITKEVDQLRTSMSTVDRKLQFHINLVSENLGKVLYMMADVHAAIVEPESASININGLFKNRTTTSTPSPATKASKIDTLVNKIIPMMSVSEKMDEVWDVVVGTKSSVDDLVPKSDELLTQTQRQERAIGQIHNDLRLKTNLIIENLDMVEKRLKKQEDDVATLAQRPVPAELLLDPTIDRLVEYAPNRYKVDELLTEPTTNAPVTTQASSTANISPSSPSNVSASSTSATVTVTPAAAGSGGSASNSGAGPTSSRPSSRKGGIIFPSVKNKPIIGNNTFASEIVANYKDVKGYSCVDLLNAGMRESGVYYLQIRGTTYWFLKVFCEQNVADGGWTVIHRRDDFGIPAENFNRDWSDYKNGFGDPNKEFWLGNENIYMLTNNDDYMLRVELEDFDGNKRYAQYSHFKIYSEAEYYKLEIDGYDGNAGDSLNDPWYGSNNSPFSTYNRDNDRSSLNCASMLKGGWWWKSCGRGLNGLYLHDPQDLTARQGIVWFRWRGWDYTLKRASMMIKPKGLLPNT from the exons GGaacaatacattttcaatgtatTCGAGGTTATTGTTAGCACGCTCGAGACCAAACTACAAAGAATTGAAAATCTGGATAAAGCCGTCGAACATCTCATGAGGAGAGTCGAAGCGTTGGACTCGCGagtaaatgataatattcataaaactgaCGCCATCATATCCAAATTAGGTAATCTCGATGTAAAACTTTTCAGTAGAATCTATCAAGGCGATGATGAAAGTTCTACTGAAAACATCAACAATAAAAAGAACGAAATGAGCGATGCGAAACTTTTGGATAAAAAACTGGAATCTTTAGATCAAAAAGTTTCAGGCATTGACACCAAATTAATAGGACTCAAAACACAAATCGATAACAACTTTCTGCCAGTCGATGACATCAATGCAGAGGCGAGTGAAAAGAaacctataaatttaaacgtgaTTGAAATCGCAAAGAGCCTGAATACTGAAGTTAtcaatgaaataacaaaagaagTCGATCAGTTGAGAACTTCCATGTCGACTGTTGATAGGAAGttacaatttcatataaatcttGTGTCGGAAAATTTAGGGAAAGTGCTTTACATGATGGCGGACGTCCACGCTGCTATCGTCGAGCCAGAATCTGCCTCCATCAACATAAACGGTCTCTTTAAAAACAGAACAACCACGAGCACCCCATCACCAGCAACTAAAGCAAGTAAAATAGATACTcttgtgaataaaattattcctatGATGAGCGTTTCTGAGAAAATGGACGAGGTGTGGGACGTTGTCGTTGGAACTAAGAGTTCAGTCGACGATTTAGTACCAAAATCTGATGAACTCCTGACACAAACACAGAGACAGGAACGTGCTATAGGCCAGATACACAATGATTTAAGACTCAAAACAAatcttataatagaaaatctgGACATGGTTGAAAAGCGTTTGAAGAAACAAGAAGATGATGTAGCAACTTTGGCGCAACGTCCAGTGCCGGCTGAACTTCTTCTAGATCCGACGATAGACAGGCTTGTGGAGTACGCTCCAAACAGATACAAAGTCGACGAACTCTTGACGGAGCCGACTACCAATGCACCGGTCACAACACAAGCCTCATCGACTGCTAACATAAG CCCGAGCAGTCCGAGCAATGTGAGTGCGAGTTCAACAAGTGCCACCGTTACGGTGACACCAGCGGCCGCAGGCAGTGGAGGCAGTGCCAGCAATAGCGGCGCTGGCCCTACCAGCTCTCGACCTTCCAGCCGTAAAGGCGGCATAATCTTCCCCAGCGTTAAGAACAAGCCCATCATAGGCAACAACACCTTCGCATCAGAGATCGTCGCCAACTATAAAGATGTTAAA GGCTACTCTTGCGTGGATCTTCTGAATGCAGGCATGCGTGAGTCCGGAGTCTACTACCTTCAGATACGAGGAACTACTTACTGGTTCCTAAAAGTATTCTGTGAGCAGAACGTCGCCGACGGTGGTTGGACG GTGATTCATCGTCGCGATGACTTCGGAATACCAGCGGAGAACTTCAATCGGGACTGGAGCGACTATAAAAATGGCTTCGGTGATCCAAACAAGGAGTTCTGGCTCGGAAACGAGAACATTTACATGCTAACCAACAATGACGACTACATGCTCCGAGTGGAACTGGAAGATTTCGATGGCAATAAGAG ATACGCTCAGTATTCGCACTTCAAAATATACTCCGAAGCGGAATACTACAAGTTAGAGATAGACGGCTACGACGGCAACGCTGGTGATTCCCTGAACGACCCGTGGTATGGATCTAACAACAGTCCATTCTCTACTTACAATAG AGACAATGACAGGTCATCGTTGAATTGTGCGTCCATGTTGAAAGGAGGCTGGTGGTGGAAGTCCTGCGGACGAGGTCTCAACGGACTGTACCTTCACGACCCCCAGGACCTCACAGCCAGGCAAG GTATCGTCTGGTTCCGTTGGCGCGGCTGGGACTACACTCTTAAACGCGCCTCAATGATGATCAAGCCCAAGGGACTTCTACCGAACACATGA
- the LOC116777805 gene encoding angiopoietin-related protein 2 isoform X2, with product MRRVEALDSRVNDNIHKTDAIISKLGNLDVKLFSRIYQGDDESSTENINNKKNEMSDAKLLDKKLESLDQKVSGIDTKLIGLKTQIDNNFLPVDDINAEASEKKPINLNVIEIAKSLNTEVINEITKEVDQLRTSMSTVDRKLQFHINLVSENLGKVLYMMADVHAAIVEPESASININGLFKNRTTTSTPSPATKASKIDTLVNKIIPMMSVSEKMDEVWDVVVGTKSSVDDLVPKSDELLTQTQRQERAIGQIHNDLRLKTNLIIENLDMVEKRLKKQEDDVATLAQRPVPAELLLDPTIDRLVEYAPNRYKVDELLTEPTTNAPVTTQASSTANISPSSPSNVSASSTSATVTVTPAAAGSGGSASNSGAGPTSSRPSSRKGGIIFPSVKNKPIIGNNTFASEIVANYKDVKGYSCVDLLNAGMRESGVYYLQIRGTTYWFLKVFCEQNVADGGWTVIHRRDDFGIPAENFNRDWSDYKNGFGDPNKEFWLGNENIYMLTNNDDYMLRVELEDFDGNKRYAQYSHFKIYSEAEYYKLEIDGYDGNAGDSLNDPWYGSNNSPFSTYNRDNDRSSLNCASMLKGGWWWKSCGRGLNGLYLHDPQDLTARQGIVWFRWRGWDYTLKRASMMIKPKGLLPNT from the exons ATGAGGAGAGTCGAAGCGTTGGACTCGCGagtaaatgataatattcataaaactgaCGCCATCATATCCAAATTAGGTAATCTCGATGTAAAACTTTTCAGTAGAATCTATCAAGGCGATGATGAAAGTTCTACTGAAAACATCAACAATAAAAAGAACGAAATGAGCGATGCGAAACTTTTGGATAAAAAACTGGAATCTTTAGATCAAAAAGTTTCAGGCATTGACACCAAATTAATAGGACTCAAAACACAAATCGATAACAACTTTCTGCCAGTCGATGACATCAATGCAGAGGCGAGTGAAAAGAaacctataaatttaaacgtgaTTGAAATCGCAAAGAGCCTGAATACTGAAGTTAtcaatgaaataacaaaagaagTCGATCAGTTGAGAACTTCCATGTCGACTGTTGATAGGAAGttacaatttcatataaatcttGTGTCGGAAAATTTAGGGAAAGTGCTTTACATGATGGCGGACGTCCACGCTGCTATCGTCGAGCCAGAATCTGCCTCCATCAACATAAACGGTCTCTTTAAAAACAGAACAACCACGAGCACCCCATCACCAGCAACTAAAGCAAGTAAAATAGATACTcttgtgaataaaattattcctatGATGAGCGTTTCTGAGAAAATGGACGAGGTGTGGGACGTTGTCGTTGGAACTAAGAGTTCAGTCGACGATTTAGTACCAAAATCTGATGAACTCCTGACACAAACACAGAGACAGGAACGTGCTATAGGCCAGATACACAATGATTTAAGACTCAAAACAAatcttataatagaaaatctgGACATGGTTGAAAAGCGTTTGAAGAAACAAGAAGATGATGTAGCAACTTTGGCGCAACGTCCAGTGCCGGCTGAACTTCTTCTAGATCCGACGATAGACAGGCTTGTGGAGTACGCTCCAAACAGATACAAAGTCGACGAACTCTTGACGGAGCCGACTACCAATGCACCGGTCACAACACAAGCCTCATCGACTGCTAACATAAG CCCGAGCAGTCCGAGCAATGTGAGTGCGAGTTCAACAAGTGCCACCGTTACGGTGACACCAGCGGCCGCAGGCAGTGGAGGCAGTGCCAGCAATAGCGGCGCTGGCCCTACCAGCTCTCGACCTTCCAGCCGTAAAGGCGGCATAATCTTCCCCAGCGTTAAGAACAAGCCCATCATAGGCAACAACACCTTCGCATCAGAGATCGTCGCCAACTATAAAGATGTTAAA GGCTACTCTTGCGTGGATCTTCTGAATGCAGGCATGCGTGAGTCCGGAGTCTACTACCTTCAGATACGAGGAACTACTTACTGGTTCCTAAAAGTATTCTGTGAGCAGAACGTCGCCGACGGTGGTTGGACG GTGATTCATCGTCGCGATGACTTCGGAATACCAGCGGAGAACTTCAATCGGGACTGGAGCGACTATAAAAATGGCTTCGGTGATCCAAACAAGGAGTTCTGGCTCGGAAACGAGAACATTTACATGCTAACCAACAATGACGACTACATGCTCCGAGTGGAACTGGAAGATTTCGATGGCAATAAGAG ATACGCTCAGTATTCGCACTTCAAAATATACTCCGAAGCGGAATACTACAAGTTAGAGATAGACGGCTACGACGGCAACGCTGGTGATTCCCTGAACGACCCGTGGTATGGATCTAACAACAGTCCATTCTCTACTTACAATAG AGACAATGACAGGTCATCGTTGAATTGTGCGTCCATGTTGAAAGGAGGCTGGTGGTGGAAGTCCTGCGGACGAGGTCTCAACGGACTGTACCTTCACGACCCCCAGGACCTCACAGCCAGGCAAG GTATCGTCTGGTTCCGTTGGCGCGGCTGGGACTACACTCTTAAACGCGCCTCAATGATGATCAAGCCCAAGGGACTTCTACCGAACACATGA